The following are encoded together in the Anopheles nili chromosome 3, idAnoNiliSN_F5_01, whole genome shotgun sequence genome:
- the LOC128726509 gene encoding putative ferric-chelate reductase 1 homolog — protein sequence MAEGHLDHAEPSVLKRLHGTLMIVAWLFFNSLGNTVARYFKNTWTTRQYFGVPVWMFYHRVYMTACWVLTCAGIICIFIDLEGFESHAHGIVGLATFVLVFVQPILGLMRPSQQQPQLVLAFLHGLLGHVAYILAVTNMFLGVGLESARISTTMYGLLAGALAIHVLAHGAFNVLEYLTRRKDDVELDVNKDASFSRWRKTTLMVQLIALYAFTIANLVYVWRG from the exons ATGGCTGAAG GCCACTTGGACCACGCGGAACCGTCGGTGTTGAAGCGATTGCATGGTACGCTCATGATTGTTGCTTGGTTGTTCTTCAACTCGCTCGGGAACACCGTCGCAAG atACTTTAAAAACACATGGACGACGAGGCAGTACTTTGGTGTGCCCGTGTGGATGTTT TACCATCGAGTCTACATGACAGCCTGCTGGGTGCTGACATGCGCCGGCATCATTTGCATCTTCATCGATCTAGAAGGCTTTGAAAGCCACGCTCACGGGATCGTCGGGTTGGCAACATTCGTGCTAGTGTTCGTGCAACCCATCCTAGGACTAATGAGACCATCCCAGCAGCAACCCCAACTCGTGCTCGCATTCCTGCACGGTCTCCTGGGACACGTCGCGTACATCCTCGCAG TAACGAACATGTTCCTGGGAGTTGGCCTAGAGTCGGCCCGAATATCCACCACCATGTACGGGTTGCTAGCGGGCGCTCTCGCTATCCACGTGCTCGCACACGGCGCGTTCAAC GTTCTCGAATATCTCACCCGGCGGAAGGACGACGTCGAGCTGGACGTAAATAAGGACGCGTCG TTTTCGCGCTGGAGGAAAACTACGCTGATGGTGCAACTGATAGCACTGTACGCGTTCACCATCGCGAACCTGGTGTACGTGTGGCGCGGATGA